From one Eucalyptus grandis isolate ANBG69807.140 chromosome 9, ASM1654582v1, whole genome shotgun sequence genomic stretch:
- the LOC104420237 gene encoding probable glucan 1,3-beta-glucosidase A: protein MAHCRHHPLVLLCSLFVFLPSILAQTAEFNLPLRAVNLGNWLVTEGWMKPSRFDGLIGQLSDGAQVQFKSTQLKKFLCAEGANIVINRDRAAGWETFRLWRISETKFNIRAFNKNFVGLKDKKIVIAEVYGTPSASETFEIIRNPNRPNRVRLQASNGLFLQAKTLTSVTADYNGDTNWNDNDPSVFDINTVGVLQGEYQITNGYGPNTAPQLLRDHWKNYITEQDFQFMATNNVTAVRIPVGWWIAYDPTPPKPFVGGSLYALDRAFTWAENYRMKVIVDLHAAPGSQNGEAHSATRDGFVEWGDSYIQETVKVIEFLAARYCNHSALVAIELMNEPQAPDVKLNDLTDYYRLGFEAVRRYTPDAYVILSNRLGAPNPLELFPSVRGWSRVVIDVHYYNLYDPKFKHWNLQQNIGYIYVDREKNLSQITQKGGPLSFVGEWTSTLDFDGATKEDSGRFAKAQQDVYRQATFGWAYWSYKCHSDTWSLEQMIEDGLIKIGP, encoded by the exons ATGGCACACTGTCGTCACCATCCACTCGTGCTGCTTTGTTCACTCTTTGTGTTCCTTCCCTCGATCCTCGCCCAGACCGCCGAGTTCAACTTGCCTCTCAGGGCTGTGAACCTCGGAAATTGGCTCGTCACTGAGGGGTGGATGAAGCCTTCTCGGTTCGATGGGCTCATTGGACAGCTCTCG GATGGGGCTCAAGTGCAGTTCAAGTCGACGCAGCTGAAAAAATTCCTGTGCGCTGAAGGCGCCAACATAGTCATCAATCGCGACCGGGCCGCTGGCTGGGAAACTTTCAGG CTGTGGAGGATTTCCGAGACTAAATTCAACATCAGAGCTTTCAACAAGAATTTCGTTGGattgaaagacaaaaaaatagtGATTGCAGAAGTTTATGGTACTCCGAGTGCCTCGGAAACTTTTGAAATTATAAGGAACCCGAACCGTCCCAATCGAGTGCGACTCCAAGCATCTAATGGGTTGTTTCTCCAG GCAAAAACACTGACATCAGTGACAGCAGATTATAACGGAGATACGAATTGGAATGATAATGACCCGTCCGTCTTCGATATAAACACTGTTGGTGTCTTACAAGGCGAATACCAGATAACAAATGGCTATGGCCCCAATACTGCCCCACAACTCTTACGG GatcattggaaaaattacattaCCGAGCAGGACTTCCAATTTATGGCGACCAATAATGTAACTGCCGTGAGGATTCCGGTAGGATGGTGGATTGCATATGATCCAACACCGCCGAAGCCTTTTGTGGGAGGCTCGCTGTATGCACTGGATAGGGCCTTTACATGGGCAGA GAATTATCGTATGAAGGTAATAGTTGATCTCCATGCTGCCCCAGGGTCTCAAAACGGCGAAGCTCATAGTGCGACAAGGGATGGATTTGTGGAATGGGGTGACTCTTACATTCAGGAGACTGTGAAAGTTATAGAATTCCTAGCAGCAAG ATATTGCAACCATTCAGCATTGGTCGCAATTGAGCTGATGAACGAGCCTCAAGCCCCAGATGTCAAGTTGAACGATCTTACTGATTACTACCGGTTAGGTTTTGAAGCTGTGAGGAGGTACACTCCAGATGCTTATGTGATCCTGTCCAACCGGTTGGGAGCACCCAACCCCCTAGAGCTCTTTCCATCTGTGAGAGGCTGGAGCCGAGTGGTTATCGATGTACATTACTACAACCTCTACGATCCGAAGTTTAAGCATTGGAATCTGCAGCAGAACATTGGCTACATCTATGTCGATAGAGAGAAAAATCTTAGCCAAATAACCCAAAAAGGGGGGCCCTTGAGCTTTGTTG GGGAATGGACCTCCACATTGGACTTCGATGGGGCAACAAAGGAGGATTCGGGGAGATTCGCCAAGGCCCAGCAAGACGTGTACAGGCAGGCCACTTTCGGGTGGGCGTATTGGTCTTATAAGTGCCACTCCGATACCTGGAGTCTCGAACAGATGATTGAAGACGGTCTCATAAAGATCGGACCTTGA